In a genomic window of Streptomyces noursei ATCC 11455:
- a CDS encoding MmcQ/YjbR family DNA-binding protein: MNPDDVAAYALGLPEVSEEEPWGPHRPVYKTGGKIFATLAAANSSQPDRLSVKCESALALHLYEQYPAVRPGYGYQGPRWHWITVHLDGTVPDEEIAEMITHSWQRVVDGLPRSTRDRLHRLHRNQTPPPAQGRADGPAPP, translated from the coding sequence ATGAATCCCGACGATGTCGCCGCATACGCCCTGGGCCTGCCCGAGGTCAGTGAGGAAGAGCCATGGGGCCCGCACCGGCCCGTCTACAAGACCGGCGGCAAGATCTTCGCCACCTTGGCAGCGGCCAACTCCTCCCAGCCCGACCGGCTGAGCGTGAAGTGCGAATCCGCCCTCGCCCTGCACCTGTACGAGCAGTACCCGGCGGTACGCCCCGGGTACGGGTACCAAGGCCCCCGCTGGCACTGGATCACCGTGCACCTGGACGGCACGGTCCCCGACGAGGAAATCGCCGAGATGATCACCCACTCCTGGCAGCGCGTGGTCGACGGCCTGCCCCGCAGCACCCGCGACCGACTGCACAGGCTCCACCGCAATCAGACCCCGCCTCCCGCACAGGGCCGGGCGGACGGACCAGCACCGCCGTAA
- a CDS encoding IS4 family transposase produces MPTRHCALPPGLARVTREFTVAEGRFAPGHLGELTQVIPFDLVDAVLDETRCVQRRLRDLPSRVGVYFLLAMCLFPEVGYRLVWHKPTAALTGVGIEVAEPTSKALRDLRRRLGAEPMKHVFETLAGPLAQPVTPGVRFGPFRMVSFDGCNSIKLPDTERNVEWFGPGSRGGYPMLELMTLVETGTRALNGAVFGTPSDGETSYARRLLHHLGPGMLVMWDKDFDANAFLAAVHDTGARFLGRLRANRRTPVLSRLADGSYLSDIGTAPVRVVEAQITVTYDDCSFTNSYRLVTTLTDARRYPAPTLVALYHQRWEHESAYFALRHTITDGRVLRSGDPVGVKQEMWALLALYQALRTVMVEAAESRPGTDPDRCGFTIAIQTARDLVVQAADVIKPGALGTRTTGVIGNRVLAGLLPHRRPRISTRKVRSSVSRYAERQDDGRPDTSRMVTDLDVTILEPDPDLPTVSHDDRHTPAADRRRQRVLDLLHAEPDRQWHTRDLARHLGDITLSTMYRQLDRGAVNGLITKTDPATYSSPRTRSTPLPPAEIR; encoded by the coding sequence TTGCCCACGCGTCATTGTGCCCTGCCACCCGGTCTGGCGAGGGTCACCCGTGAGTTCACCGTGGCCGAGGGCCGGTTCGCGCCCGGTCATCTGGGCGAGTTGACGCAGGTCATACCGTTCGACCTCGTCGATGCCGTTCTGGATGAAACCCGCTGCGTGCAGCGCCGGTTACGGGATCTGCCCTCGCGGGTCGGGGTCTACTTCCTTCTCGCGATGTGCCTGTTCCCGGAGGTCGGCTACCGGCTGGTCTGGCACAAGCCGACCGCAGCCCTTACGGGCGTCGGGATCGAGGTCGCGGAGCCAACTTCGAAAGCCTTACGTGACCTGCGCAGACGGCTCGGTGCAGAACCGATGAAGCACGTGTTCGAGACCCTGGCCGGCCCGCTCGCCCAGCCGGTGACTCCCGGAGTGCGGTTCGGGCCATTCCGGATGGTCTCCTTCGACGGCTGCAACTCGATCAAGCTCCCCGATACCGAGCGCAACGTGGAGTGGTTCGGACCCGGCAGCCGTGGCGGGTATCCGATGCTGGAACTGATGACCCTGGTGGAGACCGGCACCCGTGCCCTGAACGGCGCCGTGTTCGGCACTCCCAGCGACGGGGAGACCTCCTACGCTCGCAGGCTCCTGCACCACCTGGGCCCCGGCATGCTGGTCATGTGGGACAAGGATTTCGACGCCAACGCCTTCCTCGCCGCCGTACACGACACCGGAGCCAGGTTCCTGGGCCGGCTGCGCGCCAACCGACGCACCCCGGTCCTGAGCCGACTCGCCGATGGCTCCTACCTCTCGGACATCGGTACCGCCCCGGTACGCGTCGTGGAAGCGCAGATCACCGTGACCTATGACGACTGCTCGTTCACCAACTCCTACCGGTTGGTCACGACGCTGACCGATGCTCGTCGTTACCCCGCCCCGACCCTCGTTGCCCTTTACCACCAGCGGTGGGAGCACGAGTCGGCGTATTTTGCTCTGCGTCACACGATCACAGATGGTCGGGTCCTGCGTTCAGGCGACCCGGTCGGAGTCAAGCAGGAGATGTGGGCCCTGCTCGCCCTCTACCAGGCACTTCGGACCGTGATGGTGGAGGCCGCCGAGTCCCGGCCGGGCACCGACCCGGACCGCTGCGGCTTCACCATAGCCATCCAGACCGCCCGCGACCTCGTGGTCCAGGCCGCCGACGTCATCAAGCCCGGCGCCCTGGGCACCCGCACCACCGGCGTCATCGGCAACCGGGTCCTGGCCGGGCTCCTCCCGCACCGGCGCCCCCGCATCAGCACCCGAAAAGTCAGGTCATCGGTCTCCCGGTACGCCGAACGCCAAGACGACGGCCGCCCCGACACAAGCCGCATGGTCACCGACCTCGACGTCACCATCCTCGAACCCGATCCCGACCTGCCCACCGTCTCGCACGACGATCGGCACACACCGGCCGCCGACCGGCGCAGACAGCGCGTCCTAGACCTCCTTCACGCAGAACCCGACCGCCAGTGGCACACCCGCGACCTCGCCCGCCACCTCGGCGACATCACGCTCAGCACGATGTACCGACAGCTCGACAGAGGGGCCGTAAACGGACTCATCACCAAGACCGACCCCGCCACCTACAGCAGCCCGAGAACTCGCTCAACCCCCTTGCCACCAGCGGAAATACGCTAA
- a CDS encoding DUF1648 domain-containing protein has translation MVFSRPVRLWLLPNAALLAALSLWGILRYPHLPSRTPQHLGIDGVDAWTERSIGSAFALVFVYIGVTVLLTACAERALTQGRVVGVFPLVAREFGVG, from the coding sequence ATGGTCTTCTCGCGTCCCGTCCGGCTGTGGCTACTCCCCAATGCCGCATTGCTCGCCGCGCTGTCCCTCTGGGGCATCCTCCGTTACCCGCACCTGCCGAGCCGAACACCTCAGCACCTCGGCATCGACGGGGTGGATGCCTGGACAGAGCGGTCGATCGGTAGCGCGTTTGCGCTGGTGTTCGTGTACATCGGGGTGACGGTGCTGCTGACCGCCTGCGCCGAGCGGGCTTTGACCCAAGGCCGGGTAGTTGGCGTATTTCCGCTGGTGGCAAGGGAGTTCGGTGTCGGGTAG
- a CDS encoding NAD(P)-dependent oxidoreductase, whose amino-acid sequence MTHTNGSFHTYDVAVIGCGLMGSALARTLAANGHTVTAWNRTPHRAHALAGESITPALSIRAAVRSSRLVIACISTYEATVQALEPVTDWHGTTLTVLGSGTPDQAQQTQHWAEGRGATYLDGVILGHPGDIGTPGAVILYSGPPDTWTEHEPTLKTLAGASRLISQQTPDANRVDAGLSAGFFITALAAFTEAATYVLKSGIPVTVVDELTELALEILRSEAKTTTAAITTGKHETDQATLSTHAEGARVALAALRESGYPARILAAAIDNMTAAEQAGLGHLGFSAQAETLGSAMPDKTPDGTRDD is encoded by the coding sequence ATGACCCACACCAATGGTTCCTTCCACACCTACGACGTCGCGGTCATCGGCTGTGGACTGATGGGCTCTGCCCTGGCCCGCACGCTCGCGGCAAACGGACATACGGTCACCGCGTGGAACCGTACGCCGCATCGCGCACACGCGCTTGCCGGTGAATCCATCACACCGGCGCTCTCCATCCGTGCAGCCGTGCGTTCCTCACGCCTGGTCATCGCCTGTATCAGCACCTACGAAGCGACCGTCCAGGCACTGGAACCCGTCACCGACTGGCACGGAACCACCCTCACCGTCCTCGGATCCGGCACCCCGGACCAAGCACAGCAGACGCAACATTGGGCCGAGGGCCGCGGTGCCACCTATCTCGACGGTGTGATCCTGGGCCACCCCGGCGACATCGGCACCCCCGGAGCAGTCATCCTCTACTCCGGCCCGCCCGACACCTGGACTGAACACGAACCGACACTCAAAACACTGGCCGGCGCCTCACGCCTCATCTCGCAACAGACACCCGACGCGAACCGGGTAGACGCGGGGCTGTCCGCTGGATTCTTCATCACCGCACTGGCAGCGTTCACCGAGGCAGCAACCTACGTCCTGAAAAGCGGGATCCCCGTCACCGTCGTGGACGAACTCACCGAACTCGCACTTGAAATCCTCCGTAGCGAAGCCAAGACCACAACTGCGGCAATCACCACCGGAAAACACGAGACAGACCAAGCAACACTCAGCACCCATGCAGAAGGAGCACGCGTCGCCCTGGCGGCACTGCGCGAAAGCGGCTACCCCGCACGCATCCTGGCAGCAGCGATCGACAACATGACGGCAGCCGAACAGGCCGGCCTGGGACACCTCGGCTTCTCCGCCCAAGCAGAGACCCTCGGCAGCGCCATGCCAGACAAAACACCGGACGGCACCAGGGACGACTGA
- a CDS encoding aminotransferase class III-fold pyridoxal phosphate-dependent enzyme — protein MLTHLVKAASCAAWGAARHGTAALTGRRDETPRDRRRALSVLTFLARMGPVYIKLGQIAATRSDLLPPEWVTTLRALQDQAPHMKPATVRAVVERELKGPLEGTFRTFQMQPVASASVAQVHAAELRDGRKVAVKLVKDGVPEQIEESLRSLSTLLRLVHRGLPRARDLELPRRFDEIARLLRPQADMRNEARQQQRLRDNFAAHPYVRVPEVLPDLVTDRMLVMEFMDGIPAKRAEEVDLPRERLAQRLQDTVYTMLYMHGLSHGDPHPGNIMFTPGGDLILLDFGITVELSEDEKWGLSSFYYACSRKQWDTAVDRFTRHFVEAGTELAARRAEYDTQMAQVLRHHFDINSTRWSTVSYFNDVNKVLRQFNARYTTNFTKVELVFLSGEGFAAQLDPHMDIWGNARKFTDRYSPYMSEEVEERFTETFTQQMPTSLQMRDGARRTLVAPTHIDRYFFPSAFPLFVREASGGRLRDFDGNEYIDLHGGYGPHLLGYAHPVITAAIREAAGRGLVNGIGNPHEVELAERLVSAFPTADKAVLCNSGTEALLLAVRMCRGYRRRTMVAKFEGHYHGFSDQGMVSSWYRFSGDRNRPTPIAGCLGTNPSTVDGTLVLQYGDVPGLARLREHAEDLACVVLEPMPTSVVTLNVPFLTELRALCTELGIPLVFDEVVSGFRVAYGGAQTLAGVHPELTCLGKVIGGGLPCGAVVGRTDLIDMAKSTQDPFRDYETRVFAGGTFSGNSLTCAAGTATLRHLDENPHLYTQLEDRTQRLADMMGEALSKRDITCRLSARNTFFSLNFSHREAGLYRERMAGSNFKATIALAYYMRKHKVYLPEMHGFLLSAAHTPKDLDHIAHAFGKSLDDMLTDGLFVT, from the coding sequence ATGCTCACCCACCTCGTCAAAGCAGCATCCTGCGCCGCCTGGGGCGCAGCCCGGCACGGGACCGCCGCCCTCACCGGCAGACGTGACGAGACGCCCCGGGACCGGCGCAGGGCCCTGTCCGTCCTGACGTTCCTGGCACGGATGGGCCCGGTCTACATCAAGCTGGGCCAGATCGCGGCCACCCGGTCGGACCTCCTGCCCCCGGAGTGGGTCACCACCCTGCGGGCCCTGCAGGACCAGGCCCCGCACATGAAGCCGGCCACCGTCCGCGCAGTCGTCGAACGCGAACTGAAAGGTCCGCTGGAGGGCACCTTCCGCACCTTCCAGATGCAGCCCGTGGCCAGCGCGTCGGTGGCACAGGTCCATGCCGCCGAGCTGCGCGACGGGCGCAAGGTGGCGGTGAAGCTGGTCAAGGACGGCGTCCCAGAGCAGATCGAGGAGAGCCTGCGCTCCCTAAGCACACTGTTGCGGCTGGTGCACCGCGGCCTGCCCCGGGCACGGGACCTGGAGCTCCCCCGGCGCTTCGACGAGATCGCCCGACTGCTGCGCCCGCAGGCCGACATGCGCAACGAAGCACGCCAGCAGCAGCGCCTGCGCGACAACTTCGCCGCACACCCCTACGTCCGTGTGCCCGAAGTGCTGCCCGACCTGGTCACCGACCGGATGCTCGTCATGGAGTTCATGGACGGCATCCCCGCCAAACGCGCCGAGGAGGTCGATCTCCCCCGCGAACGCCTGGCACAACGGCTCCAGGACACCGTCTACACCATGCTCTACATGCACGGGCTCAGCCATGGCGACCCGCACCCGGGCAACATCATGTTCACCCCCGGCGGCGACCTGATCCTCCTCGACTTCGGCATCACCGTGGAGCTGAGCGAAGACGAGAAGTGGGGCCTGTCGTCCTTCTACTACGCCTGCAGCCGCAAGCAGTGGGACACCGCGGTCGACCGCTTCACCCGCCACTTCGTGGAAGCCGGCACCGAACTCGCCGCCCGCCGCGCGGAATACGACACACAGATGGCCCAGGTACTGCGGCACCACTTCGACATCAACTCCACCCGCTGGTCCACGGTTTCCTACTTCAACGACGTGAACAAGGTGCTGCGCCAGTTCAACGCCCGGTACACCACCAACTTCACCAAGGTCGAGCTGGTGTTCCTGTCCGGCGAGGGCTTCGCCGCCCAACTGGACCCCCACATGGACATCTGGGGCAACGCGCGCAAGTTCACCGACCGGTACTCGCCGTACATGAGCGAGGAGGTGGAGGAGCGGTTCACCGAAACCTTCACCCAGCAGATGCCCACCTCCCTGCAGATGCGCGACGGCGCCCGCAGGACGCTGGTGGCCCCCACCCACATCGACCGCTACTTCTTCCCCAGCGCCTTCCCTCTCTTCGTACGAGAAGCCTCGGGGGGACGTCTGCGTGACTTCGACGGCAACGAGTACATCGACCTCCACGGCGGATATGGCCCCCACCTGCTGGGCTACGCGCATCCGGTCATCACCGCAGCGATCCGCGAAGCCGCAGGACGCGGACTGGTCAACGGCATCGGCAACCCCCACGAGGTCGAGCTCGCCGAACGGCTCGTCTCCGCGTTCCCCACCGCGGACAAAGCGGTGCTGTGCAACTCGGGCACCGAAGCCCTCCTGCTTGCCGTCAGGATGTGCCGCGGCTACCGGCGCCGCACCATGGTCGCCAAGTTCGAGGGCCACTACCACGGATTCTCCGACCAGGGCATGGTCAGCTCCTGGTACCGCTTCTCCGGAGACCGAAACCGCCCTACCCCCATCGCCGGATGCCTGGGCACCAACCCCTCCACCGTCGACGGAACGCTGGTACTGCAGTACGGCGACGTTCCCGGCCTGGCCCGGCTGCGCGAGCACGCCGAGGACTTGGCCTGCGTCGTCCTGGAGCCCATGCCCACCTCGGTCGTCACCCTCAACGTGCCCTTCCTGACCGAGCTGCGGGCTCTGTGCACCGAACTCGGCATCCCACTCGTCTTCGACGAAGTAGTCAGCGGCTTCCGTGTCGCCTACGGCGGCGCTCAGACCCTGGCCGGCGTCCACCCCGAACTCACATGTCTCGGCAAGGTCATCGGCGGAGGTCTGCCGTGCGGCGCAGTCGTCGGCCGCACCGACCTCATCGACATGGCCAAGAGCACCCAGGACCCGTTCCGCGACTACGAGACCAGAGTGTTCGCCGGCGGTACCTTCAGCGGCAACTCACTGACCTGCGCCGCAGGCACGGCAACTCTGCGCCACCTCGACGAGAACCCGCACCTCTACACCCAACTGGAAGACCGCACCCAGCGGTTGGCCGACATGATGGGCGAAGCTTTGAGCAAACGCGACATCACCTGCCGACTCAGCGCCCGCAACACGTTCTTCTCCCTCAACTTCAGCCACCGCGAAGCAGGGCTCTACCGAGAACGCATGGCGGGCAGCAACTTCAAGGCCACCATCGCGCTCGCCTACTACATGCGCAAACACAAGGTGTATCTGCCGGAAATGCACGGCTTCCTCCTGAGCGCCGCACACACCCCCAAAGACCTGGACCACATCGCGCACGCCTTCGGGAAAAGCCTCGACGACATGCTCACCGACGGTCTCTTCGTCACCTGA
- a CDS encoding 3-oxoacyl-[acyl-carrier-protein] synthase III C-terminal domain-containing protein produces the protein MKLRSVSSALPSRQVSNSDITELIRKHSTGHFTDDLERLLRKVGSFLRYTGSNIRYWLGPGERPIGLLRSAADSALERAELCADQIEVLIYTGIGRGFIEPGGAYHAAHAIGLHRAHCFDIIDACMSWTRAVQVADALFRSGTFRTAMIVNAEFNMQPGGPVAPQLFRLEGMGELESTLPAYTLGEAATATVLTAEDSPPWQFRFSSRPDLAPLCNVTLNGYEGYCEPSDKLARNGTGVFTSFGSEMHQAGRKEVQAVLRELDPPLDEVAVLVTHASSKREWQTQADHAGLGQVIHHVSDRIGNVVSASVPAALESAISAGRLRPGQRAVGWVGSAGMSFGAFTFVL, from the coding sequence GTGAAACTCCGTTCCGTCTCCAGCGCTTTGCCCTCACGTCAGGTGTCCAACTCCGACATCACCGAGCTGATCCGTAAGCACAGCACCGGCCACTTCACCGACGACCTGGAGCGCCTGCTGCGGAAGGTCGGCAGCTTTCTGCGCTACACCGGCTCGAACATTCGCTACTGGCTCGGGCCAGGCGAACGCCCGATCGGTCTTCTGCGCTCCGCAGCCGACTCCGCCCTGGAGCGGGCTGAGCTCTGCGCTGATCAGATCGAAGTCCTGATCTACACAGGGATCGGCCGCGGATTTATCGAACCGGGTGGCGCCTACCACGCGGCTCACGCCATCGGCCTGCACCGTGCGCACTGCTTCGACATCATCGACGCCTGCATGAGCTGGACCAGGGCCGTCCAGGTCGCCGATGCCCTGTTCCGCAGCGGCACGTTCCGCACCGCGATGATCGTCAACGCGGAGTTCAACATGCAGCCCGGCGGCCCGGTGGCTCCCCAGCTGTTCCGACTGGAGGGAATGGGAGAACTGGAATCGACCCTCCCTGCCTACACCCTCGGTGAGGCCGCCACCGCCACCGTCCTCACCGCCGAGGACAGTCCTCCGTGGCAGTTCCGGTTCTCCTCGCGCCCGGACCTCGCCCCGCTGTGCAACGTCACCCTCAACGGCTACGAGGGATACTGCGAGCCCTCCGACAAGCTCGCCCGCAACGGCACCGGTGTCTTCACCTCCTTCGGCTCTGAGATGCACCAGGCCGGCCGCAAGGAGGTGCAAGCGGTCCTGCGAGAACTCGACCCACCGCTCGACGAGGTGGCCGTGCTGGTCACTCACGCATCGAGCAAACGGGAATGGCAGACACAGGCAGACCACGCCGGGCTGGGCCAGGTCATCCACCACGTCTCCGATCGGATCGGCAACGTGGTCTCGGCCTCGGTGCCCGCGGCCCTCGAATCAGCGATCTCCGCAGGCCGGCTACGGCCGGGCCAGCGCGCCGTCGGATGGGTGGGAAGCGCGGGGATGTCCTTCGGAGCGTTCACCTTCGTCCTCTGA
- a CDS encoding cytochrome P450 has translation MLIQPIGKDGTHLKDPPGPRLPRPLQTALFTWRRHLWAGQLREKYGDVVALKVYPWRTVIFISDPGHIAAMFSSPPPRFRMGEGSAILRPVMGEHSLILSDDDEHRRLRRLLAPVFGKSAVRGYRSTIRELAEQEVRRWPTRQPFNSLDRMRSLTLEVIWHVLFGPTSGAHMDRLRTLLNRLPVTDLTVLLGMDRPFLRRHGPWRRAAGVLSEIDALIYRTIEERRHAPDLPRRTDVLSRLMSGGTDGEHLPPAEIRDQIVTLLYAGHETTATSLAWALHEIARSPETARVAARAALLEDTAYLEAVVKESMRRHPSVFELTWTLTEDVELAGFRLPRGATLMPLIGVVHMDPAHYRDPHHFRPERFLDDSVPSHAFLPFGGGVRRCIGANLAMLEATEVLQVILSQRAISTHRPRPEKAVCKSLTIAPADGAQILARVLSAIEQTL, from the coding sequence ATGCTGATCCAGCCCATCGGCAAGGACGGCACACACCTCAAAGATCCGCCAGGACCACGCCTTCCCCGCCCGCTCCAGACAGCGCTCTTCACCTGGCGCAGGCATCTATGGGCCGGACAACTGCGCGAGAAGTACGGCGACGTGGTCGCGCTGAAGGTCTACCCGTGGCGCACGGTGATCTTCATCAGCGATCCCGGCCACATCGCGGCGATGTTCAGCTCGCCCCCGCCGAGGTTCCGTATGGGAGAGGGCAGCGCGATCCTGCGGCCGGTGATGGGAGAGCACTCCCTGATCCTCTCCGATGACGACGAACACCGGCGGCTTCGCAGGCTGCTGGCGCCCGTGTTCGGCAAGTCCGCCGTGCGCGGCTACCGGAGCACGATACGCGAGCTGGCGGAGCAGGAGGTGCGGCGCTGGCCCACCCGACAGCCGTTCAACAGCCTCGACCGGATGCGCTCGCTGACCCTCGAAGTGATCTGGCACGTCCTGTTCGGCCCCACCTCAGGGGCGCACATGGACCGGCTGCGTACGCTGCTCAACCGGCTCCCGGTCACCGACCTGACGGTCCTTCTGGGCATGGACAGGCCCTTCCTGCGCCGCCACGGTCCGTGGCGGCGCGCGGCGGGAGTCCTCAGCGAGATCGACGCGCTCATCTACCGGACCATCGAAGAGCGACGGCACGCCCCGGACCTGCCGCGGCGCACCGATGTGCTCTCCCGGCTGATGAGCGGCGGGACCGACGGGGAACACCTGCCCCCTGCCGAAATCCGGGACCAGATCGTCACGCTGCTGTACGCGGGCCACGAGACCACCGCCACCAGCCTGGCCTGGGCGCTGCACGAGATCGCACGCAGCCCCGAAACCGCGCGGGTCGCGGCGCGGGCCGCGCTCCTCGAGGACACCGCCTACCTGGAAGCGGTGGTGAAGGAGTCCATGCGCAGGCATCCCTCCGTCTTCGAGCTGACCTGGACCCTGACCGAGGACGTCGAACTAGCAGGATTCCGGCTGCCGCGCGGGGCCACGCTGATGCCGCTGATCGGGGTCGTGCACATGGACCCGGCGCACTATCGGGATCCGCACCACTTCCGTCCCGAACGCTTCCTGGACGACAGCGTTCCCTCCCACGCCTTCCTCCCGTTCGGCGGAGGCGTACGACGCTGCATCGGTGCGAACCTGGCCATGCTGGAAGCCACTGAGGTACTGCAGGTGATCTTGTCCCAGCGGGCCATCAGCACCCATCGGCCCCGGCCGGAAAAGGCTGTCTGCAAAAGCCTCACCATCGCACCCGCAGACGGCGCGCAGATCCTCGCACGGGTCTTGTCGGCGATCGAGCAGACGCTGTGA
- a CDS encoding ketoacyl-ACP synthase III: MNSPALRSCRIAAVGAYRPAQTDSREVAAAFGEDREWVLSRTGVETRCVATPAESVAHMALAAAQQALENARMVPDSIDAVVVATSTNPQPCPSIAPQVASVLGLNVAAFDVNIACAGFCYALQVAGSLIAGGSCTNILVIGADRMLDMVDPDDKATAPVFADGAGAVVVTAAQGLSDVGPVVWGSAGEKASALQVRPDVLGAARFPATSRPALRMDGLAVARWACSTVPDVVREILSVTEIGWDDVAAFVPHQANWKLIQRVVKALEVPEKVVVADDVRFTGNTSSASVPLALHRLIETGRVRSGEWAVLVGFGAGLAYAGQAVRIP; the protein is encoded by the coding sequence GTGAACAGCCCCGCGCTGCGGTCCTGCCGCATCGCGGCCGTGGGCGCCTACCGGCCCGCGCAGACGGACTCCCGGGAGGTCGCCGCGGCGTTCGGCGAGGACCGGGAGTGGGTCCTGTCGCGGACCGGTGTGGAGACCCGGTGCGTCGCGACACCGGCCGAATCAGTGGCGCACATGGCGCTCGCCGCCGCGCAACAGGCCCTCGAGAACGCGCGCATGGTGCCGGACAGCATTGATGCCGTGGTGGTGGCAACGTCGACCAACCCCCAGCCGTGCCCGTCGATCGCCCCGCAGGTCGCCTCGGTGCTCGGCCTGAACGTCGCGGCGTTCGACGTGAACATCGCCTGCGCGGGATTCTGCTACGCCCTGCAGGTGGCGGGTTCACTGATCGCCGGCGGCAGCTGCACCAACATCCTTGTCATCGGTGCGGACCGGATGCTGGACATGGTCGATCCCGACGACAAGGCCACGGCCCCCGTCTTCGCCGACGGCGCGGGAGCCGTGGTGGTCACCGCTGCGCAGGGCCTGTCCGACGTCGGCCCGGTGGTGTGGGGATCGGCGGGTGAGAAGGCGTCGGCGCTGCAGGTGAGGCCCGATGTCCTGGGGGCTGCGCGCTTTCCGGCGACGTCCCGGCCCGCACTGCGGATGGACGGTCTCGCAGTCGCCCGGTGGGCCTGCTCCACGGTTCCCGACGTCGTGCGCGAGATCCTGTCGGTCACCGAGATCGGATGGGACGACGTGGCCGCGTTCGTTCCGCACCAGGCGAACTGGAAGCTGATCCAACGCGTCGTCAAGGCGCTGGAGGTGCCGGAGAAGGTCGTCGTGGCCGACGACGTCCGGTTCACCGGCAACACCAGCTCCGCGTCCGTGCCTCTGGCCCTTCACCGCCTGATCGAAACGGGGCGGGTGCGTTCGGGCGAGTGGGCCGTACTCGTCGGGTTCGGTGCCGGCCTGGCATACGCCGGACAAGCAGTACGCATCCCCTGA
- a CDS encoding acyl carrier protein, protein MTSDELEQMLTDVVHGNDASPDKRITLPPGAQDRTFDELEVDSLARAELVTVISDTYQIEIGDDQAAALTTPRQVLEFVASHTAGSSA, encoded by the coding sequence ATGACATCCGACGAGCTGGAACAGATGTTGACCGACGTCGTGCACGGAAACGACGCCTCGCCCGACAAAAGGATCACGCTGCCGCCTGGTGCGCAGGACCGTACGTTCGACGAGTTGGAAGTGGACTCCCTGGCCCGGGCGGAGCTGGTGACCGTCATCAGTGACACGTACCAGATCGAGATCGGCGACGACCAGGCGGCGGCTCTCACTACCCCCCGCCAGGTCCTGGAGTTCGTCGCCAGTCACACGGCAGGAAGCAGCGCGTGA
- a CDS encoding transposase, whose amino-acid sequence MPRRIIFVQLKTGYGTDHEPPGSAGSSGPGAPPPSTQASTTARPAKSSECPARNATAPIRPNGKTTSNWREDRSQQGAAVVRARFLMSVCRPCSDREQCTRAGAKSSMGRRIALRPQAEQEVIQQARAQEDTQERKERYAHRAGVEGTISQGVRAFGLRRCRYHGLAKARLQHQFTATAMNFHRLNGWWTDIPRACTRTSHLAALRPAE is encoded by the coding sequence ATGCCTCGGCGGATCATCTTCGTACAGCTGAAGACGGGTTACGGCACCGACCATGAGCCTCCTGGATCTGCCGGGTCTTCAGGGCCTGGAGCACCGCCACCGTCCACGCAAGCTTCTACGACAGCGAGACCGGCGAAGAGCTCTGAGTGTCCGGCCCGAAATGCAACCGCACCGATACGCCCCAACGGCAAGACCACCAGCAACTGGCGGGAAGACCGCTCCCAGCAGGGGGCGGCCGTGGTCCGGGCACGGTTCCTGATGAGTGTCTGCCGGCCATGCTCGGACCGTGAGCAGTGCACCCGCGCTGGTGCGAAGTCCAGCATGGGTCGCCGGATCGCTCTCCGTCCCCAGGCGGAGCAGGAGGTGATCCAACAGGCACGAGCCCAAGAAGACACCCAGGAGCGGAAGGAGCGGTACGCACACCGGGCCGGTGTCGAAGGCACCATCTCCCAGGGCGTCCGAGCCTTCGGCCTGCGGCGATGCCGGTATCACGGCTTGGCCAAAGCCAGGCTGCAACACCAGTTCACCGCCACCGCGATGAACTTCCACCGCCTCAACGGCTGGTGGACCGACATCCCACGAGCCTGCACCCGCACATCTCACCTCGCAGCCCTCCGGCCCGCCGAGTAG